One region of Armigeres subalbatus isolate Guangzhou_Male chromosome 3, GZ_Asu_2, whole genome shotgun sequence genomic DNA includes:
- the LOC134224518 gene encoding histone H4-like — protein sequence MTGRGKGGKGLGKGGAKRHRKVLRDNIQGITKPAIRRLARRGGVKRISGLIYEETRGVLKVFLENVIRDAVTYTEHSKRKTVTAMDVVYALKRQGRTLYGFGG from the coding sequence ATGACCGGTCGCGGTAAGGGTGGTAAGGGACTCGGCAAAGGAGGCGCCAAACGCCATCGGAAGGTGTTGCGCGACAACATCCAGGGCATCACCAAGCCCGCCATCCGTCGGCTGGCTCGCCGTGGGGGGGTCAAGCGTATCTCCGGGCTTATTTACGAGGAAACCCGCGGTGTGCTAAAAGTGTTCCTGGAAAATGTCATCCGGGACGCTGTCACCTACACCGAGCACTCCAAGCGCAAAACGGTCACCGCCATGGATGTCGTCTATGCTCTGAAGCGCCAGGGACGCACGCTGTATGGCTTCGGTGGCTGA
- the LOC134224513 gene encoding histone H2B-like has protein sequence MAPKTGGGGGGGKAAKKAATAATGSGSGSGTKAQKNIVKGDKQPKRKLRRKESYAIYVYKVLKQVHPDTGVSSKAMSIMNSFVNDIFERIAAEASRLAHYNKRSTITSREIQTAVRLLLPGELAKHAVSEGTKAVTKYTSSK, from the coding sequence ATGGCACCGaaaaccggcggcggcggcggcggcggaaAGGCAGCGAAAAAGGCGGCAACGGCTGCAACGGGCAGCGGCAGCGGGAGCGGGACCAAGGCTCAGAAAAACATCGTCAAGGGCGACAAACAACCGAAGCGGAAACTACGGAGGAAGGAAAGCTACGCCATCTACGTTTACAAGGTGTTGAAGCAGGTCCACCCGGACACTGGCGTCTCGTCGAAGGCGATGAGCATCATGAACAGCTTCGTAAACGACATCTTCGAGCGTATCGCGGCCGAGGCCTCCCGTCTGGCGCACTACAACAAACGCTCAACGATCACCAGCCGCGAGATTCAGACCGCCGTTCGCCTCCTGCTGCCGGGCGAGCTGGCCAAGCACGCTGTCTCGGAGGGCACCAAAGCCGTCACCAAGTACACCAGCTCCAAGTGA